In the genome of Fulvivirga maritima, one region contains:
- a CDS encoding efflux RND transporter permease subunit: MTKFLLSRPIAVFIAFLTLVVFSVISMLFLPVSLLPDTDVPSLKVQVNYPNASPLEVEQNILRPIRESFATLTGLNDLESKAGFESGAINMSFDFDVPMDLTYIAANEKMDRLMEQLPHDMERPRIIRQNVSDIPIVRIQVIPKENTDFVQLSELADNVLKRRIEQQKGVSVVDMNGLKKPVINVTVNQTRAEALGISIAEVVSSIENNNQSLGGISVKDGLYRYYVQVRNVLSDLNTIKNLPVILPEGQVIKLSSIAQVSSAVNEPVGYHLYNNKEAIVIEVHKQAGARMTTLVPEIEKLVEIFKTEYTDAQFEVTRDQSDLLNYSIDKLTSSLVIGGGLAFVILFAFMGNIKVPLIMGVSLPASVLLAFLLFYLFNLSINIISLSGLALGLGMLIDNGIIVMDNITQHRKNGLSVLQACIIGVNEVVAPLISSVLTTLAVFVPLVFLGGVSGALFKDEALSVTAILSVSLLVAFVLLPLLYRLFSSSKETVKDDSQFFEKIKSAYSNSYQWLENHKLIGVASMLTLLVVGACSVIFLPKEGMPYHEDKEVLLQLDWNEPIEARESKLRVEEMVLELQNEISQSEVDLGLSQFLLDNESAELQSVSAFLSLKNIQSADLIKHYFNQYFPKAIVKIEAAPNAFDKIFRSERPYLQAKLREVNKGELINAASLDSVQLPLAYSLGDGFSRANAVKVMINKEKAATYQISYESLLKQLNLILNNYLITEIKSFNSEVPIYLNNTDADINSVLQSVKIRNEKGTAYPVNEFVDFEYTWDYRTITADLSGIYQGVNFGSSSQEILPTVEPVLNKYAVQNGWLVDYDGEYFENIKNLKELVLIFSVSVLLLYLILVAQFESFKQPILIILILPIGLAGSLLMLWIAGSSLNIMSGIGIIIMLGIIVNDTILKVDTINRLVKEGLPVKEAVHTAGVRRLKPILMTSLTTILAVIPILFTSGIGADLQKPLVYAVTGGLTLGTAAAVYFVPMAYSFITKPTPHS; the protein is encoded by the coding sequence ATGACCAAATTCCTTCTCTCACGTCCTATAGCCGTTTTTATCGCTTTTTTGACGCTGGTCGTATTTAGTGTGATTTCCATGCTATTTCTGCCTGTTTCACTTTTGCCAGATACTGATGTGCCCAGCTTAAAAGTGCAGGTTAATTATCCTAATGCCTCTCCCTTAGAGGTAGAGCAGAATATTCTGAGGCCTATAAGAGAAAGTTTTGCCACTTTAACTGGCCTGAATGATCTTGAAAGTAAGGCGGGGTTTGAATCCGGAGCCATCAACATGTCTTTTGATTTTGATGTGCCCATGGACCTTACTTATATCGCAGCCAATGAAAAAATGGATCGCTTAATGGAGCAATTGCCCCATGATATGGAACGCCCCCGCATTATCAGACAAAATGTAAGTGACATTCCTATAGTTCGCATACAGGTTATACCTAAGGAGAATACTGATTTTGTACAACTCTCTGAGTTAGCTGATAATGTATTAAAAAGACGGATAGAGCAGCAGAAGGGAGTCTCTGTAGTAGATATGAATGGTTTGAAAAAGCCAGTAATCAATGTTACCGTTAATCAAACCAGGGCTGAGGCATTGGGAATCTCTATTGCTGAGGTAGTAAGCTCCATTGAAAATAACAATCAATCTTTAGGAGGCATAAGTGTAAAGGACGGATTATATAGGTATTATGTGCAAGTAAGAAACGTGCTGAGTGATTTAAATACTATTAAGAACCTTCCAGTGATATTACCTGAAGGGCAGGTTATAAAACTTTCTTCTATAGCCCAGGTAAGTTCTGCCGTTAACGAGCCTGTGGGGTATCACCTGTATAATAATAAGGAAGCCATAGTTATAGAGGTACATAAGCAAGCTGGGGCCCGGATGACTACTCTGGTGCCAGAAATTGAAAAATTAGTTGAGATTTTTAAGACTGAATATACTGATGCTCAGTTTGAAGTCACCAGAGATCAGTCTGATTTGCTTAATTATAGTATTGATAAACTTACTTCTAGCTTGGTGATAGGTGGAGGGCTTGCCTTTGTGATTTTGTTTGCCTTTATGGGTAATATAAAAGTACCACTCATTATGGGGGTGAGTTTACCGGCCTCGGTGCTTTTAGCATTTCTGTTATTCTACCTTTTCAACCTATCCATTAATATCATTTCTTTAAGTGGCCTGGCCTTGGGCTTAGGCATGTTAATAGACAATGGTATCATTGTGATGGATAACATTACTCAGCATCGGAAAAATGGCCTTTCGGTTTTGCAAGCTTGTATAATAGGTGTAAATGAGGTAGTGGCTCCCTTGATTAGTTCTGTACTTACTACCTTAGCGGTTTTTGTTCCGTTAGTGTTTCTGGGCGGTGTGAGTGGTGCGCTTTTTAAAGATGAAGCGCTTTCTGTAACAGCCATATTATCGGTTTCATTGCTGGTGGCGTTTGTGTTGCTTCCTTTACTTTATCGGCTTTTTTCTTCTTCTAAAGAGACGGTTAAAGATGATAGCCAATTCTTCGAAAAAATTAAATCGGCTTATAGTAATAGTTACCAATGGCTCGAAAATCATAAATTGATTGGAGTTGCTAGTATGTTAACTCTGCTTGTAGTGGGCGCATGTTCTGTGATATTCTTGCCAAAAGAAGGGATGCCATATCATGAAGATAAGGAAGTGTTACTTCAGCTCGATTGGAATGAACCGATAGAGGCGCGGGAGTCTAAACTTAGGGTAGAGGAAATGGTGCTGGAATTACAAAACGAAATTAGCCAATCGGAAGTGGATTTGGGACTTTCCCAGTTTTTGTTGGATAATGAAAGTGCTGAGTTGCAAAGTGTTTCTGCATTCCTGAGTTTAAAGAATATTCAATCTGCTGATTTAATAAAGCATTATTTCAACCAGTATTTTCCTAAAGCAATAGTAAAAATAGAAGCAGCTCCAAATGCCTTTGACAAGATCTTCAGAAGCGAAAGGCCTTACCTACAGGCTAAACTTAGGGAAGTTAATAAGGGTGAGTTAATAAATGCTGCCAGCCTGGATTCAGTACAATTGCCCCTCGCTTATAGTTTAGGAGATGGTTTTAGCCGTGCTAATGCGGTTAAAGTTATGATTAATAAAGAGAAAGCGGCCACCTATCAGATTAGTTATGAATCACTATTAAAGCAGCTGAATTTGATTTTGAATAATTATCTGATTACTGAAATTAAAAGCTTTAACAGCGAAGTGCCTATTTACTTAAATAACACTGATGCTGATATTAATTCAGTGTTGCAATCAGTGAAAATTCGTAATGAGAAAGGAACAGCCTATCCGGTAAATGAGTTTGTAGACTTTGAATATACTTGGGATTATCGTACCATCACAGCTGATTTGAGTGGTATATATCAGGGCGTAAACTTTGGCAGCAGTTCACAAGAAATATTGCCCACGGTGGAGCCGGTTTTAAATAAATATGCAGTTCAAAATGGGTGGTTAGTAGATTATGATGGCGAATACTTTGAGAATATTAAAAACCTAAAGGAGTTGGTGCTTATTTTTAGTGTTTCTGTATTGCTTCTTTACCTCATTCTTGTGGCGCAATTTGAGTCATTCAAGCAACCTATTCTCATTATATTAATACTGCCCATCGGGCTTGCGGGCAGTTTATTAATGTTGTGGATAGCTGGCAGCTCGCTAAATATTATGTCTGGTATAGGTATCATAATTATGCTGGGTATTATAGTTAATGATACCATTTTGAAAGTAGATACTATTAATAGATTAGTAAAGGAAGGGCTCCCTGTAAAAGAAGCCGTCCATACGGCAGGGGTAAGGAGGCTAAAACCAATCCTTATGACCTCTCTTACCACTATATTGGCAGTAATACCTATTTTATTTACTTCAGGTATAGGAGCCGATCTTCAAAAGCCTTTGGTATATGCTGTTACAGGAGGATTAACCTTAGGCACTGCGGCTGCAGTTTATTTTGTGCCTATGGCTTATTCGTTTATAACCAAACCCACACCTCATTCATAA
- a CDS encoding M28 family peptidase: protein MSGTRRSTVIHIKYFVYLLFIGLVITSCGGDSKKSNKETEAKKVVSVPDFNADSAYHFVAKQVEFGPRVPGTEAHEATKQYLISTFKAYGAEVKPQEFTATTFDNQQVQLTNIMASFNPKATKRILLASHWDARPFADKDSVRKYEPIDAANDGASGVGVLLEVARVLHNNAQPEVGIDLMLFDGEDWGETQGADVPTPQGLDTWWCLGSQYWAKNKGNYSAYYGILLDMVGGKNAKFYVEGMSKYYASSIVDKVWNKGIELGFSNYFIKQPGGQTTDDHVFVNEYAKIPMIDIIAFNPKDGGFGDFHHTHQDNMSLISKETLDAVGETLLHVVYYE, encoded by the coding sequence ATGTCAGGCACAAGGAGATCCACAGTTATTCATATAAAATATTTTGTATATCTTTTGTTTATAGGGCTGGTAATCACCTCATGCGGAGGAGACAGCAAGAAGAGCAACAAAGAAACAGAAGCAAAAAAGGTAGTAAGCGTTCCTGATTTTAATGCTGACTCTGCCTATCACTTTGTGGCCAAGCAAGTAGAATTTGGGCCTCGCGTACCTGGCACTGAAGCTCATGAAGCTACAAAACAATACCTGATCAGCACTTTTAAAGCCTATGGAGCAGAGGTAAAACCGCAAGAGTTTACTGCCACCACCTTTGATAATCAGCAAGTACAGCTTACTAATATTATGGCCTCTTTTAACCCTAAGGCCACCAAACGTATACTTTTAGCCTCTCACTGGGATGCCCGCCCTTTTGCAGATAAAGACTCTGTACGTAAATATGAGCCTATAGATGCTGCTAATGACGGTGCCAGCGGTGTAGGCGTTTTATTAGAGGTAGCACGTGTACTGCATAACAACGCTCAGCCTGAAGTAGGTATTGATCTTATGCTTTTTGATGGTGAAGACTGGGGCGAAACGCAAGGAGCTGATGTGCCTACTCCACAAGGCCTGGACACTTGGTGGTGCTTAGGTTCTCAATATTGGGCCAAGAATAAAGGTAATTACTCTGCATATTATGGAATTCTACTCGATATGGTGGGTGGTAAGAACGCTAAATTCTATGTAGAAGGGATGTCTAAATATTATGCTTCTTCTATAGTAGATAAAGTTTGGAACAAAGGCATTGAACTCGGCTTCTCTAATTATTTCATAAAACAGCCAGGTGGACAAACTACTGATGATCATGTATTTGTAAATGAATACGCCAAAATACCCATGATTGATATTATCGCTTTTAATCCTAAAGACGGTGGTTTTGGAGATTTCCACCACACACATCAGGATAATATGTCACTAATAAGCAAAGAGACCTTAGACGCTGTAGGAGAAACCTTACTCCATGTGGTTTATTATGAATGA